The DNA region TTGAGAGCAAGGGCATGGACGTTGATATAATCAAGATAGAGGGTTCTGTTGAACTTGCACCACTGCTTGAACTGGCTGACGGTATAGTTGATATCGTCGAGACAGGTACTACACTTAAAGAGAATGGTCTTGAGATAATCGAGGACAACATCTGCCCCATATCCGCAAGACTTATCGTGAATACAGTCAGCATGAAGATGCGCCAGAGCGAGATAGAGAACTTTGTTTCTCTGGTTGAGAAAAATCTGTGATAACAGGTTTTAAGGAGGATGTACAAATGTCACTGATAAAGAAGATATATGTAAACGGCAAGGACGAAGTCGAGTTTTTCAAGCAGCTTGAAGAGAGAAGCGGCGAGACCGACAAGAAAGTATCTGCCGTTGTAAATGAGATAATAGATACAGTAAGAAAGGGCGGCGACGCTGCTGTTAAGGCTTATACCGAGAAGTTTGACGGCAAGCTCCCCGAGTATTACGAGGTTCCCCGCGACGTAATAAACGATGCACTTACAGAAGCAGACCCCGATTTTGTAAACGCTCTGCTGAATTCTATTGAGAATATAACAGACTTCCACAACAGACAGAAGTCACGCAGCTTTGTTAATACAAAGGCTGACGGCTGTATACTCGGTCAGAAGGTAAGAGGTCTTGATAAGGTTGGTCTTTATGTACCCGGCGGCACGGCAGCTTATCCTTCATCTGTACTGATGAACGCTATCCCCGCAAAGATAGCAGGTGTTAAGGAAATAATCATGGTGACACCTCCCTTGAAGGACGGTACACCCAATAAGGATATACTCGTAGCAGCAGGTCTCTGCGGTGTTGACAGAGTATTCATGTCAGGCGGCGCACAGGCTATCGCGGCACTGGCTTACGGCACCGAGGAGATACCAAAGGTGGATAAGATAGTAGGCCCCGGAAACATCTACGTTGCAACAGCAAAGAAGCTGCTTTACGGCGTAGTAGATATCGACATGGTAGCAGGTCCCAGCGAGATACTTGTTATGGCTGACGAAACAGCAGACCCCAAGTTCGTTGCGGCAGACCTCATGTCACAGGCTGAGCACGACAAGCTTGCTTCTTCAATACTGGTAACCACCAGCGAAAAGCTTGCTGATGCTACTATCGCCGAGGTTGAGCGCCAGATGGCTTATCTTGAAAGAAAAGACATCATAAAGTACTCTCTGGAGAACTATGGTGCAATAATCATCTGCAATACCAAGGACGAAGCTGTTGATATGGCTAACAGATGCGCTCCAGAGCACCTTGAAGTTCTGTTTGATAACCCTCTGGAATACGTTGGCAGACTTGACAATGCAGGTTCTATATTCCTTGGTCAGTATGCTTCCGAGCCTCTTGGTGACTACTATGCAGGACCCAACCACGTTCTTCCTACCAGCGGCACAGCAAGATTTTTCTCGCCTCTGGGTGTAAACAGCTTTGAAAAGCGTTCAAGCTTCATCTACTATACCGAGGAAGCACTTCGTCAGGCTAAGGACGATATAGTTCTTGTGGCTGAAAAAGAGGGACTTACTGCACACGCTAATGCAATAAAGGTGAGATTTGAATGATAAAAGCAATTCTTACCATAGATGACATCGCATCAAAGAATACGCCTGCTATCGTAGATTATCTCTGCGATAAGGGGATAAGAGTTGTGATGTTCGCATGGGGCGAAATGGTAGAGAAAAACTATGATAATGCTGTCTATGCGCTGAAAAAGGGTATTATAGTCGGAAATCACAGTTTTTCACATCCGAATTTCTCAAAGCTGACATTTGAGCAGGGTGTTTCCGAGATAGAAAAGTGCGAAAAACTTCTGGACAAGCTGTATAAAGATGCAGGTGTTGAAAGAAAGATCAGACCGTTCCGTTTTCCTTACGGCGACAAGGGCGGCGATAACAAGGAAGCTTTTCAGACATATCTTGCAGAAAAAGGCTTTGATAAGCTTGATGACAGGACTATAACCTACCCCTGGTGGAAAGAAGAAGGTCTTGACAGGGATATCGACACTTTCTGGACATTTGACTTCGCAGAGTATAATATCCGACGTGGGAATGATTTTACCATTGACGATGTATGGAAGCGTGTGAATGATCCGGCTCCCGAATCCGGTGCGGCAATCCTCAAAGACGGCGGAAATCATATCATACTTCTGCACGCCCATGACGAAACAGAGGAACTTGTACCGGGATACTACAAGCTGTTTATTGACAAACTGCTTGAAAATGGTGTCGAGTTCGTTGAACCGAATTTTATACATATATAAATGCAGGAATTCCTTTAGCACGCCGTTCAGGCGTTTAAGATGATCGTGAACAGTGTGTGTTCAGGTGTGAAGCCCTTTAAGATCATGATATTTGGTAATGGAAGGCGGTTATTATGAGAAAAGCTGAGATTAAAAGAAAGACCCGCGAGACTGATATCGAGGTATTTGTAGACCTTGACGGCAGCGGAAAAGTCGAGATAGATACAGGCATAGGTTTTTTTGACCATATGCTTACAGCTTTCGGCGTACACAGCGGCATCGACCTGAAAGTAAAGTGCGAGGGCGACCTCTATGTTGACGCTCATCACTCGGTGGAGGATACAGGCATATGCATAGGCAAGGCTTTTGCCGAAGCACTGGGAGATAAGGGCGGTATCGCCAGATACGGTTCAGCTTATGTTCCAATGGACGAAGCACTCAGTTTCTGTTCACTTGATATAAGCGGCAGACCTTTCCTTGTGTTCAAGGCAGAATTTCATGATGATCGCTGCGGACAGTATGACAACTGCCTTACCGAAGAGTTTTTCCGTGCCTTTGCTTTCAATGCGGGCATAACTCTCCACGTTAAAGAGGAATACGGAAATAATGACCACCATATTATCGAAGCCATGTTCAAGGCTGTGGCTCATGCATTAAAGGACGCTATGGTCGAGACTGGCAAAGGTGTTCTTTCTACAAAAGGGGTGTTGTGATGATCGCTATAATTGATTACGGTGCGGGAAATATTTTCTCCGTTAAAAATGCGCTTGACCATCTTGGTGTCGAGAGCAAGCTGACTGATAAAAAGGAAGACCTCATCGCGGCTGATGAGATAATCCTGCCGGGTGTCGGCGCTTTTCCCTGGGCGATGAATATGCTGAAAAACAGCGGACTTGTGGATACTATAAAGGAACAGGCTAAGGTAAAGCCTTTTCTTGGTATATGCCTGGGTATGCAGCTGCTTTTTGATAAGAGCTACGAATTTGAAGAGTGCGATGGTCTTGGACTTATAAAGGGTCATGTCGATCTGATGACCGACCCGGGGCTTGTTATACCTCATATGGGCTGGAACAAGCTTGAATACAATAAGCAGGTACCTATTTTCAAAGGTCTTGGCAGAGATGAGTATGTTTACTTCGTTCACAGCTACAAGGCTTTCTGTGAGAACGAAGATAACCTCTATGCGTACAGCGAGTACGGTTCTAAAGTACCCGCTGTAGTGGGGGATAACGGCTTTGTTTACGGCTGTCAGTTCCACCCAGAAAAGAGCGGTGAAACAGGTCTGAAGATACTGAAGAATTTTGCTGAACTGGTCTGACAGACATTTTTGGCTATATATAAATAGTATTCGATTTTCAAGATGCTGGAGCCTGTACAGTATGACACGTCCACGTTTGCCGAACCGGACCACCTTATCTCAGACTGCCTCTGCGGTCATTCGCGGTCAGCCTGCCATCGTGCGCACAAGGCTTTCTACTATCAGGCTTTTTTGCCAAAAAGTTGTACGTTTTTGTACAACTATTGCAGAAATATGTCTCGATTAAATGAAAAATCATATATCTGCATGAGATCACATATGAGTTTTAATGCAGAACGACGATGAATTTTGAGGTTGTACAATGGAGATAAGCAGAACAAACATAGATAACGGAAATAAATTCGACTGGGGAAAAGCATCTGCGGATTACGCAAAGTACCGCGATATCTACCCCGAGGAATTCTATAAAAAACTGGTAGAGCTTGGTCTCGGTATCAAGGGACAGAAAGTTCTTGATATTGGCACAGGCACTGGGGTTCTTCCTAGAAATATGTACAGATTTGGTGCATACTGGACAGGTACCGACATTTCCGAGGAACAGATAGTGCAGGCTAAGCTGTTATCCGAAAATAGTTGTATGGATATAGCTTTCTTTGCTTGTCCTGCCGAAAAGCTGGGTGACATCGATAGCAGATTCGACGTCCTGACCGCTTGTCAGTGCTATTGGTATTTTGAACACGAAAAGACAGCGCCTCAGTTCGCAAAACTGCTTAATGAGGGCGGAAAGGTAGCTTTTCTGATGATGAACTGGCTGCCTTTTGAAGATGAGATAGCAGGAAAGACCGAGGAACTCGTCCTTAAATATAATCCCGAGTGGTCAGGCAAGGGCGATACCATGAAGCCCATAGCTGTTCCCGCAGCCTATCTTGAATATTTTGATGTTGAAGCAAGCGGAGAATTTCTTCTGCCCGTACATTTTACAAGAGAAAGCTGGAACGGCAGGATAAGAGCCTGCCGCGGTATCGGCGCATCTTCTCTTACCGAGGAACAGAAGTCAGAATGGGAGAAGGAGCATCTCGCTATGCTCGCCGCGTATCCGCAGGAGTTCGATATAATGCACTATGCGGCTTATGTTGTTCTGAAGAAA from Ruminococcus albus AD2013 includes:
- a CDS encoding class I SAM-dependent methyltransferase, with the translated sequence MEISRTNIDNGNKFDWGKASADYAKYRDIYPEEFYKKLVELGLGIKGQKVLDIGTGTGVLPRNMYRFGAYWTGTDISEEQIVQAKLLSENSCMDIAFFACPAEKLGDIDSRFDVLTACQCYWYFEHEKTAPQFAKLLNEGGKVAFLMMNWLPFEDEIAGKTEELVLKYNPEWSGKGDTMKPIAVPAAYLEYFDVEASGEFLLPVHFTRESWNGRIRACRGIGASSLTEEQKSEWEKEHLAMLAAYPQEFDIMHYAAYVVLKKK
- the hisD gene encoding histidinol dehydrogenase, producing the protein MSLIKKIYVNGKDEVEFFKQLEERSGETDKKVSAVVNEIIDTVRKGGDAAVKAYTEKFDGKLPEYYEVPRDVINDALTEADPDFVNALLNSIENITDFHNRQKSRSFVNTKADGCILGQKVRGLDKVGLYVPGGTAAYPSSVLMNAIPAKIAGVKEIIMVTPPLKDGTPNKDILVAAGLCGVDRVFMSGGAQAIAALAYGTEEIPKVDKIVGPGNIYVATAKKLLYGVVDIDMVAGPSEILVMADETADPKFVAADLMSQAEHDKLASSILVTTSEKLADATIAEVERQMAYLERKDIIKYSLENYGAIIICNTKDEAVDMANRCAPEHLEVLFDNPLEYVGRLDNAGSIFLGQYASEPLGDYYAGPNHVLPTSGTARFFSPLGVNSFEKRSSFIYYTEEALRQAKDDIVLVAEKEGLTAHANAIKVRFE
- the hisH gene encoding imidazole glycerol phosphate synthase subunit HisH; translated protein: MIAIIDYGAGNIFSVKNALDHLGVESKLTDKKEDLIAADEIILPGVGAFPWAMNMLKNSGLVDTIKEQAKVKPFLGICLGMQLLFDKSYEFEECDGLGLIKGHVDLMTDPGLVIPHMGWNKLEYNKQVPIFKGLGRDEYVYFVHSYKAFCENEDNLYAYSEYGSKVPAVVGDNGFVYGCQFHPEKSGETGLKILKNFAELV
- the hisB gene encoding imidazoleglycerol-phosphate dehydratase HisB; this encodes MRKAEIKRKTRETDIEVFVDLDGSGKVEIDTGIGFFDHMLTAFGVHSGIDLKVKCEGDLYVDAHHSVEDTGICIGKAFAEALGDKGGIARYGSAYVPMDEALSFCSLDISGRPFLVFKAEFHDDRCGQYDNCLTEEFFRAFAFNAGITLHVKEEYGNNDHHIIEAMFKAVAHALKDAMVETGKGVLSTKGVL
- a CDS encoding polysaccharide deacetylase family protein, translating into MIKAILTIDDIASKNTPAIVDYLCDKGIRVVMFAWGEMVEKNYDNAVYALKKGIIVGNHSFSHPNFSKLTFEQGVSEIEKCEKLLDKLYKDAGVERKIRPFRFPYGDKGGDNKEAFQTYLAEKGFDKLDDRTITYPWWKEEGLDRDIDTFWTFDFAEYNIRRGNDFTIDDVWKRVNDPAPESGAAILKDGGNHIILLHAHDETEELVPGYYKLFIDKLLENGVEFVEPNFIHI